A region of Hydrogenimonas cancrithermarum DNA encodes the following proteins:
- a CDS encoding sulfite exporter TauE/SafE family protein: protein MDYALYFFITAFLSTLFAMGGAGSGIALIPVLHMLGIPFNLAKAVGLFVGFTTTFTSTVMNFRRKVLDIRFALPLAATLLVFAPIGAQLSRFTNETVVKWLFVMFLLFSATMMMFFKKEAKAHVQSPWIMAFLGMVVGLIAGLLGVGGGNMLLPVLILLGFEPKKVAVTVSFVVPFSAFTSFLSYASFVQMDWALLGICALGAVTGGYIGNYMMYFKLSQQQIKRVIAVILYILAARMAFNLLT from the coding sequence TTGGACTATGCACTCTACTTTTTCATAACGGCATTTCTTTCGACACTCTTCGCGATGGGCGGTGCGGGTTCCGGCATTGCGCTGATTCCTGTACTGCATATGCTCGGTATCCCTTTCAACCTTGCCAAAGCGGTGGGCCTTTTCGTCGGTTTTACCACGACTTTCACTTCAACGGTCATGAACTTCAGGCGCAAAGTTCTCGATATCCGCTTTGCACTTCCACTGGCTGCCACGCTACTTGTTTTCGCACCCATCGGCGCACAGTTGTCACGCTTCACGAACGAAACAGTGGTCAAATGGCTCTTCGTGATGTTTCTGCTTTTCAGCGCAACCATGATGATGTTTTTCAAAAAAGAGGCAAAAGCACATGTCCAGAGTCCTTGGATTATGGCATTTCTCGGAATGGTTGTCGGATTGATCGCAGGTCTTTTGGGCGTCGGCGGAGGAAACATGCTGTTGCCGGTACTGATCCTGTTGGGGTTCGAGCCCAAAAAGGTGGCGGTGACCGTCAGTTTCGTCGTTCCCTTCTCCGCCTTCACATCGTTTCTGAGTTATGCCAGTTTCGTTCAGATGGATTGGGCACTGCTTGGGATTTGCGCACTGGGTGCCGTGACAGGCGGATACATCGGCAACTACATGATGTACTTCAAACTTTCGCAGCAGCAGATCAAAAGAGTGATCGCCGTCATTCTCTACATTCTGGCGGCCAGAATGGCCTTCAATCTGCTGACTTAG
- a CDS encoding conjugal transfer protein TraR has product MTYLNLEFFKKRLVEEKERILKNIGELSDELATISAEDEIDDIEDMAELKIENDRDKEILKILMQELKDVNDALKKIEAGKYGIDEKTGKQIPLNRLLANPAARTA; this is encoded by the coding sequence ATGACTTATCTGAATTTGGAGTTTTTTAAAAAGAGACTGGTGGAAGAAAAAGAGCGTATTTTGAAAAATATCGGCGAGTTGAGCGACGAGCTCGCGACGATTTCGGCGGAAGACGAAATCGACGATATCGAAGATATGGCGGAACTGAAGATCGAAAACGATCGCGACAAAGAGATTTTGAAGATTTTGATGCAGGAACTCAAAGATGTCAACGACGCGTTGAAAAAGATCGAAGCCGGAAAATACGGAATCGATGAAAAAACAGGTAAACAGATCCCGCTGAACCGCTTGCTGGCAAACCCCGCAGCGAGGACAGCATAA
- a CDS encoding DUF134 domain-containing protein yields MMKKRGRRSGPRRVDFEPETICYKPCGKRGYSLERVVLGHDEMEALRLGDYEGLYQEDAAQKMGISRSTFSRIITEARKKVADALLHGKIIMIKEIEQ; encoded by the coding sequence ATGATGAAAAAACGGGGACGAAGGAGCGGACCGAGACGCGTCGATTTCGAGCCGGAGACCATCTGCTACAAACCCTGTGGCAAACGTGGTTACTCTCTCGAACGTGTGGTACTCGGACACGATGAAATGGAAGCGCTGCGCCTGGGGGATTATGAAGGCCTCTATCAAGAAGATGCGGCGCAGAAAATGGGCATCTCCCGCTCGACCTTTTCCCGTATCATCACGGAGGCCCGAAAAAAAGTTGCCGATGCACTTTTGCACGGCAAAATCATTATGATCAAGGAGATAGAACAATGA
- the metK gene encoding methionine adenosyltransferase, translated as MYLYTSESVSAGHPDKCADIIADTIVDRLLKLDREARVATEVFISGKHIIIGGEVKTNAPVSEDFYRLCALDALSEIGYPESGFDESQTLYPETAEIQVLVSRQSPDISIGVDKASGEIGAGDQGMMIGFATDETESFLPAALYYSRRLRDALYDYVRNHPDDFGVDIKTQVTIDYETKENFDANRPVKIAKIVAAVPHAAHLDIETVRRRVRSVIVKTLKEDPLFDEEACEFFINGTGRYVNHSPLADSGTTGRKTMADTYGGYAPIGGGSQSSKDYTKVDRSGLYAARWIAKHIVAAGLARKAIVEIAYVIGHAKPLSVTVDTLGTGREELKDEVLSEKIAEKFPLTPQWITETFGLDTPSPSTFLYADIAAKGQVGYDDYPWERLEMLEWFKALLSTAE; from the coding sequence ATGTATCTTTACACTTCCGAATCGGTTTCTGCCGGACATCCGGACAAATGTGCCGATATCATCGCGGATACGATCGTCGACCGGCTGCTCAAGCTCGATCGTGAAGCACGGGTTGCGACGGAGGTCTTTATCAGCGGAAAGCACATCATCATCGGAGGAGAGGTGAAGACGAACGCCCCCGTCAGTGAAGATTTCTACCGTCTCTGCGCGCTTGATGCCCTGAGCGAAATCGGATATCCCGAGAGCGGCTTCGACGAGTCGCAGACACTCTACCCGGAGACGGCGGAGATTCAGGTGCTCGTTTCGCGCCAGTCGCCCGATATCAGTATCGGCGTCGACAAAGCGAGTGGAGAGATCGGTGCGGGAGATCAGGGGATGATGATCGGTTTCGCGACGGACGAGACGGAGAGCTTTCTTCCGGCCGCCCTCTATTACAGCCGAAGGTTGCGCGATGCTCTTTACGATTATGTACGGAATCATCCCGACGATTTCGGTGTCGATATCAAGACGCAGGTGACGATCGATTATGAAACGAAAGAGAATTTCGACGCCAACAGGCCTGTCAAAATCGCCAAGATCGTCGCAGCGGTCCCCCATGCCGCACATCTGGATATCGAGACGGTGCGTCGGCGTGTGCGCTCCGTGATCGTGAAAACGTTGAAAGAGGATCCGCTCTTCGATGAAGAGGCGTGCGAATTTTTCATCAACGGCACGGGCCGCTACGTCAACCACAGCCCTCTGGCCGACAGCGGAACCACCGGACGCAAAACGATGGCCGACACCTACGGTGGATACGCCCCGATCGGCGGAGGCTCACAGAGCTCCAAAGACTATACCAAGGTGGACCGCTCGGGCCTCTACGCCGCACGCTGGATCGCCAAACATATCGTCGCGGCGGGGCTGGCGAGAAAGGCGATTGTCGAGATCGCCTATGTCATTGGCCATGCCAAACCGCTCAGCGTGACGGTCGATACGCTCGGTACCGGCCGAGAGGAATTGAAAGATGAAGTTCTTTCGGAGAAAATCGCCGAAAAGTTTCCTCTTACGCCGCAGTGGATTACCGAGACATTCGGCCTCGACACACCTTCACCCTCGACATTTCTCTATGCGGATATCGCGGCGAAAGGACAGGTGGGATATGACGACTATCCGTGGGAGCGCCTCGAAATGCTGGAGTGGTTCAAAGCCCTTCTCTCAACGGCTGAATAG
- a CDS encoding methyltransferase family protein, with protein MALKTTPSVVVRILLWAIMLIGGSAGGIWLDLHHFRELFFNPLFHLLTLIVGLVLMRFAFRAAAAGGKELARHGKSGNDVPRLETDRLVTSGIYAHMRHPMLFGLTLVPLALAFLIGSPSYIMFIAPLEMLFIVIMVMTFEERECRMKFGSDYEAYAKKVPAVCFKPKCLKMLFSR; from the coding sequence ATGGCGCTTAAAACCACACCCTCGGTCGTCGTCCGCATCCTGCTCTGGGCCATTATGCTCATAGGCGGGAGTGCAGGCGGTATCTGGCTCGATCTTCATCACTTCAGGGAGCTCTTTTTCAATCCTCTTTTTCACCTGCTCACCCTGATCGTCGGTCTCGTTTTGATGCGTTTCGCGTTTCGCGCCGCAGCCGCCGGCGGGAAGGAGCTGGCCAGACATGGCAAGTCGGGCAACGACGTGCCGCGCCTCGAAACCGACAGGCTCGTGACAAGCGGCATCTACGCCCACATGCGCCACCCGATGCTTTTCGGCCTCACCCTCGTGCCGCTGGCCCTGGCGTTTCTCATCGGCTCGCCGTCGTACATAATGTTCATCGCACCGCTTGAGATGCTCTTCATCGTCATCATGGTGATGACCTTCGAAGAGAGAGAGTGCCGCATGAAATTCGGCAGCGACTACGAAGCCTACGCCAAGAAGGTGCCTGCCGTCTGCTTCAAGCCCAAGTGTCTAAAAATGCTATTCAGCCGTTGA
- a CDS encoding sulfite exporter TauE/SafE family protein: MNGIDLGTIFLVAFLGSIGHCIGMCGGFIMAYSAAKIDREWSKTHQSIAHLLYNIGRVASYMIIGAIFGLLGKVFSFSMASKGVLFLFIGILMVLMGLSLMGRLKFITYIESSGANSNIFRTIFKMLIHSRSLPSFFFLGMLNGFIPCGFVYFFAAFAAATASPIWGAIVMLVFGLATVPVLFTLGFFSGLMQKMRFRELAVKAAGILVILYGIFTGYKGYILIAHPETIKTKMMHMKQELGEELKERRKEKNLMKF; the protein is encoded by the coding sequence ATGAATGGAATCGACTTAGGGACCATCTTTCTGGTCGCTTTTTTGGGAAGTATCGGACACTGTATCGGCATGTGCGGTGGTTTTATCATGGCCTACAGCGCTGCCAAAATCGATCGGGAGTGGAGCAAAACGCATCAGAGTATCGCCCATCTTCTCTACAATATCGGACGGGTCGCCTCCTACATGATCATCGGAGCGATTTTCGGACTGCTTGGGAAAGTCTTCTCTTTCTCGATGGCGAGTAAAGGGGTACTTTTCCTTTTTATCGGAATTCTGATGGTTTTGATGGGACTCTCTTTGATGGGCAGACTCAAATTTATCACCTACATCGAAAGCTCCGGGGCCAACAGCAATATTTTCAGAACGATCTTCAAAATGCTGATCCACTCCAGATCACTGCCCAGTTTCTTTTTTCTCGGGATGCTCAACGGGTTCATCCCCTGCGGATTCGTCTATTTTTTCGCCGCCTTCGCCGCGGCAACAGCCTCGCCGATTTGGGGCGCGATCGTCATGCTGGTCTTCGGTCTGGCCACGGTTCCCGTACTTTTTACCCTGGGATTCTTTTCCGGTCTGATGCAGAAAATGCGCTTTCGGGAATTGGCGGTCAAAGCCGCCGGCATCCTTGTGATTCTCTATGGAATCTTTACGGGATACAAGGGCTATATACTCATCGCACATCCCGAAACGATCAAGACAAAAATGATGCATATGAAACAGGAACTGGGAGAAGAGCTCAAAGAGCGTAGAAAAGAAAAAAATCTGATGAAATTTTAA
- a CDS encoding NifB/NifX family molybdenum-iron cluster-binding protein, with protein MKIAVPVHDEGLQVYTRVGRAPFFAIFNDRSFEGLRVNLHAASGTHEEEGSRAHHGGHGKKKRERTMEPYSKEEVEHHRKDLHNLQDIDVMLVRAVGPNMKEALELSGIKVVKTRKKDGERADELVKNFLDKNI; from the coding sequence ATGAAAATCGCCGTACCGGTCCATGACGAAGGTTTACAGGTCTATACACGTGTCGGACGCGCACCCTTTTTCGCTATCTTCAACGATAGATCGTTCGAGGGTTTACGTGTCAACCTCCATGCCGCATCTGGCACACATGAAGAGGAGGGCAGTCGCGCCCATCACGGCGGCCACGGTAAAAAAAAGAGGGAACGGACGATGGAGCCCTACTCGAAAGAAGAGGTGGAACATCATCGAAAAGATTTGCACAATCTGCAGGATATCGACGTCATGTTAGTGCGTGCCGTCGGTCCCAACATGAAAGAAGCACTCGAACTAAGCGGCATCAAAGTGGTCAAAACCCGCAAAAAAGATGGGGAAAGGGCCGATGAGTTGGTGAAAAATTTCCTAGATAAAAATATTTGA
- a CDS encoding ABC transporter ATP-binding protein — MSDVGIKVENLTKNFGSGDSEVRVLENASLEVKKGEFAALVAPSGAGKTTLLMMLGCVTKPTSGKIWLGDELVWDENHWSIPDTRRIRREKIGFIFQAHYLIPFLNVIENVKLIPLTNGWPAEKAEKKAMELLDYFDVADKRDAMPSQLSGGQNQRVAIARALSNEPEIILADEPTAALDMQRAVSVVKMLREIALERNVAIIMVTHDERLLPYCDKILSIENRKVVTTTQDAKKII; from the coding sequence ATGAGTGACGTAGGTATCAAAGTCGAAAACCTGACCAAAAATTTCGGATCGGGCGACAGCGAAGTCAGGGTGCTTGAAAATGCGTCGCTCGAAGTGAAGAAAGGGGAATTCGCTGCACTGGTCGCTCCCAGTGGTGCAGGCAAAACGACACTGCTGATGATGCTCGGCTGCGTCACGAAACCAACATCGGGAAAGATCTGGCTGGGTGATGAACTGGTCTGGGACGAGAACCACTGGAGTATTCCCGATACCAGGCGCATCCGTCGTGAAAAGATCGGCTTTATCTTTCAGGCCCACTACCTTATCCCTTTTTTGAATGTCATCGAGAATGTCAAGCTGATTCCGCTTACCAACGGCTGGCCCGCCGAAAAGGCGGAGAAGAAGGCGATGGAACTGCTGGATTATTTCGATGTGGCGGACAAACGTGACGCCATGCCGTCGCAGCTCTCCGGCGGCCAGAATCAGCGGGTGGCGATCGCCCGGGCACTTTCGAACGAACCGGAGATCATCCTCGCCGACGAACCGACGGCGGCTCTGGATATGCAGCGCGCCGTCAGTGTCGTCAAGATGCTGCGCGAAATCGCCCTCGAGCGGAATGTCGCCATCATCATGGTCACCCACGACGAACGGCTGCTTCCTTATTGCGATAAAATACTTTCGATAGAGAACCGGAAAGTGGTCACGACAACCCAGGATGCCAAGAAGATTATATGA
- a CDS encoding YbhB/YbcL family Raf kinase inhibitor-like protein, whose amino-acid sequence MKITSPVFEHGGFIPAKYTCDGADISVPLTFEDVPAEARSLALIMDDPDAPMGIFVHWVIYDMPASLPGLPEGVPNEPNLAEGIRQGINSFGNIGYGGPCPPDGAHRYMFKLYALDTLLKADAGLSKHDLLARMNGHVLAGAELMGIYER is encoded by the coding sequence ATGAAAATCACGAGTCCAGTATTCGAACACGGCGGGTTCATTCCCGCCAAATACACATGTGACGGAGCCGATATCTCCGTTCCTCTGACATTCGAGGATGTTCCAGCCGAGGCACGAAGCCTGGCGCTCATCATGGACGATCCCGATGCTCCCATGGGCATCTTCGTCCACTGGGTCATCTACGATATGCCGGCATCCCTACCGGGATTGCCCGAAGGTGTACCGAACGAGCCCAATCTGGCCGAGGGGATCCGTCAGGGTATCAACAGCTTCGGCAACATCGGCTACGGCGGTCCTTGCCCGCCAGACGGAGCCCACCGTTACATGTTCAAACTCTACGCGCTCGACACGCTTTTGAAAGCCGATGCAGGGTTGAGCAAGCACGATCTTTTGGCACGGATGAACGGACATGTCCTCGCCGGAGCCGAATTGATGGGGATCTACGAACGCTGA
- a CDS encoding ABC transporter permease — protein sequence MINLAYKDITHSFVKFIVTAMGVGMLLGIVLIMMGVYRGMVTDAQVMLDDIGADLWIVQEDTLGPFAESSRIHEDLKNTLRVNPDIDKSAALAFLNLQVKTPEGVMRRVYSVGYDPHGDISAINPKRLVDGRALEKSHYEIVVSKKLGFSLNDKIKLGRNIYTVVGITEGAVSSGGDPVIYVSLKDAQELQFLYSNARIRNDRARGMKVDADNHLVNAVVATLKGGSDPDDVAKTIRRWKHLSVYTAEQQRNILTKNVIETASKQIGMFTVILVGVSSIIIALIIYTMTLEKIKEISIMKLVGLPNFMITKMIMQETLTLGVLAFIFGNLFAHAIWDKFPKRVVLQIPDAWALFGIIIVASILASLFGVYKAIKADPRAAIGG from the coding sequence ATGATCAATCTTGCCTATAAAGATATCACCCATTCGTTTGTCAAATTCATCGTCACGGCGATGGGTGTCGGAATGCTGCTTGGCATCGTGCTTATTATGATGGGGGTCTACCGTGGTATGGTAACCGATGCCCAGGTGATGCTGGATGATATCGGTGCCGATTTGTGGATCGTACAGGAAGATACGCTTGGACCCTTTGCAGAGAGCTCCCGTATCCATGAAGATCTTAAAAACACGCTGCGCGTAAATCCCGACATCGACAAAAGTGCGGCACTCGCCTTTTTGAATCTTCAAGTCAAAACCCCCGAAGGTGTGATGAGACGGGTCTACAGCGTCGGTTACGATCCGCACGGCGATATTTCTGCTATCAACCCCAAACGGCTCGTCGACGGCAGGGCGCTCGAGAAGAGCCACTACGAAATCGTCGTCTCCAAAAAGCTCGGCTTTTCATTGAATGACAAGATCAAACTGGGTCGGAACATCTACACGGTGGTCGGCATCACCGAAGGAGCCGTCTCTTCCGGCGGCGACCCCGTCATCTACGTCAGTCTGAAGGATGCGCAGGAGCTGCAGTTTCTCTACTCCAACGCACGCATCCGAAACGACCGGGCGAGGGGTATGAAGGTCGATGCCGACAACCACCTCGTCAATGCCGTCGTCGCGACGCTAAAAGGCGGAAGCGATCCTGACGATGTGGCAAAAACGATCCGCCGATGGAAACATCTGAGCGTCTATACGGCCGAGCAGCAGCGCAATATTCTGACCAAAAACGTCATCGAGACAGCAAGCAAACAGATCGGCATGTTTACCGTCATTCTCGTCGGCGTCTCGAGCATCATCATCGCCCTGATCATCTATACGATGACGCTGGAGAAGATCAAGGAAATCTCCATTATGAAACTGGTCGGACTGCCCAATTTCATGATTACGAAGATGATTATGCAAGAGACTCTAACGCTGGGTGTGCTCGCCTTTATCTTCGGCAACCTCTTCGCGCATGCCATCTGGGACAAATTCCCAAAGCGGGTCGTGCTGCAGATTCCGGATGCGTGGGCACTCTTCGGCATCATTATCGTCGCTTCGATTCTGGCGAGCCTCTTTGGGGTCTACAAAGCGATCAAAGCCGATCCACGCGCGGCGATAGGAGGGTAG
- a CDS encoding c-type cytochrome gives MKRLLKMTFLGVVTLASVSNGAQKSALDAKTLFERKCAMCHITRRPTPEMKKSLVAPPIMGVMHHIKDHGLDENEAVKFITDYVLHPSKEKALCEAQGIERFGLMPSQQGNVTEKELEAIARYIYRNFPPKGFRHRGMQR, from the coding sequence ATGAAACGACTTCTAAAGATGACTTTTCTGGGGGTTGTCACACTTGCGTCGGTTTCGAATGGAGCCCAAAAGAGCGCGTTGGACGCCAAAACGCTTTTTGAGCGGAAATGTGCAATGTGCCACATCACGAGGCGTCCGACCCCGGAGATGAAAAAGAGCCTTGTCGCTCCACCGATTATGGGGGTGATGCACCATATCAAAGATCACGGTCTGGATGAAAATGAAGCTGTAAAATTCATCACCGACTACGTCCTTCACCCCTCCAAAGAAAAAGCGCTTTGCGAAGCGCAGGGGATCGAACGGTTCGGTCTGATGCCTTCGCAACAGGGGAACGTGACGGAAAAAGAGCTTGAAGCGATTGCCCGTTATATCTACAGAAACTTTCCGCCTAAAGGGTTCAGGCACCGCGGCATGCAGAGGTAG
- a CDS encoding response regulator transcription factor: protein MKPKIFLLEDDIELNDTVAQFLRHNDFEIVQSFDAEDAKVKIFETHFDLWLMDVKVPFQSGIGLLSELRRSGNDTPAIIITSLHGVDDATRGFDAGCDDYIRKPFALKELLARIEAVIKRRYKSSDNLIKIDENRIFDALNFRLTVDGEKVALKPKEAKLLALFLQNPNKTVTKEEIFDHLWDYGETPNEGSLRTFVKVLRKHLGKDRIETVKEVGYRFNDRNMGEFL from the coding sequence ATGAAACCGAAAATATTCCTGCTTGAAGACGATATCGAATTGAACGACACGGTCGCACAATTTCTTCGCCATAACGATTTCGAAATCGTGCAAAGTTTCGATGCAGAAGATGCGAAAGTAAAAATCTTCGAAACACACTTCGATCTCTGGCTAATGGATGTGAAAGTACCGTTTCAAAGCGGTATCGGCCTCCTGAGCGAACTGCGCCGTAGCGGGAACGATACACCTGCCATTATCATCACATCGCTTCATGGTGTCGATGACGCCACACGCGGTTTCGATGCCGGATGCGACGACTATATCCGAAAACCGTTCGCGCTGAAAGAGCTGCTCGCACGTATCGAAGCGGTGATCAAACGCCGCTACAAAAGCAGCGACAATTTGATCAAGATCGATGAAAACCGTATATTCGACGCTTTGAATTTCAGACTTACAGTCGATGGAGAGAAGGTGGCTCTTAAACCGAAAGAGGCCAAACTTCTGGCTCTTTTTCTCCAAAACCCTAACAAAACAGTGACGAAAGAGGAGATTTTCGATCACCTTTGGGATTACGGTGAAACACCCAACGAAGGAAGTTTGCGTACTTTCGTCAAAGTCTTGCGTAAACATCTTGGAAAAGATCGTATCGAGACTGTCAAAGAGGTGGGTTATCGATTCAATGACCGAAATATGGGGGAGTTTCTTTGA
- a CDS encoding sensor histidine kinase produces MFESEKKSLSRFLVIYIVSTLLLIAVGSVIFYRYSFHRIIDHQNETLKIKTALIRSKLHDLHTSTETKLLYPVIEGIHTALYDVDRNYLIGDFKPEKIEWHNDFWQTGDKLYHRFEMHPYYLGTATVVSAAPIDEAPIHALQTKMAIAFVLATLFVALIARWLGRLFLAPVHQSMQLLDRFIKDTTHELNTPISTILTNIELFKSLHPQLQKSEELRRIEIASGRLSRIYDDLAYLQLNHQRHRRIEPIDFSALLKERLAYFAPMMERRGLQLESELVDHLVRQMDREDAAKLIDNLLSNAVKYTQPGGSIRVKLDIKELSIEDSGIGMDEKVKSRVTDRFFRADRSEGGFGLGLNIVKEIVDFYGLRLDIESKKGVGTKVRVSWEK; encoded by the coding sequence ATGTTTGAAAGTGAAAAAAAGAGTCTTTCCCGGTTTCTCGTCATTTATATCGTCTCCACGCTGCTTCTCATCGCCGTCGGATCGGTCATCTTTTATCGGTACTCTTTTCACCGTATCATCGACCATCAAAATGAAACCCTTAAAATCAAAACTGCGCTCATCCGATCAAAACTGCATGATCTGCACACTTCCACGGAAACGAAACTGCTCTATCCTGTCATCGAGGGGATCCATACCGCACTCTACGACGTCGATCGCAACTATCTGATCGGAGATTTCAAACCGGAAAAAATCGAATGGCATAACGATTTTTGGCAGACGGGTGACAAGCTCTACCACCGTTTCGAGATGCATCCTTACTATCTCGGTACGGCGACAGTCGTATCGGCGGCGCCGATCGATGAAGCACCGATTCATGCACTACAGACCAAAATGGCGATCGCTTTCGTTCTCGCTACGCTTTTTGTAGCACTCATCGCCAGGTGGCTGGGACGCCTCTTTCTGGCACCTGTCCATCAGTCCATGCAGCTGCTCGATCGTTTCATCAAAGATACCACCCACGAACTCAACACCCCCATCAGCACCATTTTGACCAATATCGAACTCTTCAAAAGTCTCCATCCCCAGCTGCAGAAAAGTGAAGAACTTCGGCGGATCGAGATCGCTTCGGGACGTCTGAGTCGAATCTACGACGATCTGGCCTATCTGCAACTCAACCACCAACGCCACCGGCGTATCGAACCGATCGACTTCTCCGCTCTTTTAAAAGAGCGTCTTGCCTACTTCGCACCGATGATGGAACGAAGAGGGCTGCAACTCGAAAGCGAGCTTGTGGATCATCTCGTTCGGCAAATGGATAGGGAGGATGCCGCAAAACTCATCGACAACCTTCTCTCCAATGCCGTCAAATATACACAGCCGGGCGGTAGTATTCGTGTAAAACTCGACATAAAAGAGCTGTCGATCGAAGATAGCGGTATCGGAATGGACGAGAAGGTCAAATCACGGGTAACCGACCGTTTTTTCAGAGCCGATCGGAGTGAGGGAGGGTTCGGTCTGGGACTCAATATCGTCAAAGAGATCGTCGATTTCTACGGGTTGCGACTCGACATCGAAAGTAAAAAAGGGGTGGGTACGAAAGTGAGGGTTTCATGGGAAAAGTAG
- a CDS encoding c-type cytochrome: MHYKTILLICAALLFVGCSDSKPKHHYDGQALLEQKCASCHNLDMPPQTFPDEKAPPMMAVTFHVRDFMKVENPSEKRQRFIDFVVDYALDPSADKSFCDKKSLEDYGLMPSQKGKVTPEELEAIAAYMYDHYDPEKFMKLMQEQARLAALPPYKRVMEQKNCLSCHSIDKEKLAPSFKHIAERYGSDRSGEIMESIKNGSRGKWKNFKLSMPPFKDLGDEEIKAVTEWILTLGEKE; this comes from the coding sequence ATGCACTACAAAACTATTCTGCTCATTTGTGCGGCACTGCTCTTCGTCGGGTGCAGCGATTCCAAACCGAAACATCACTACGACGGTCAGGCACTGCTAGAACAGAAGTGTGCGAGCTGTCACAATCTCGACATGCCGCCACAAACATTTCCGGATGAAAAAGCGCCTCCGATGATGGCGGTGACGTTTCATGTTCGTGACTTCATGAAAGTCGAAAATCCTTCCGAAAAGCGGCAGAGATTTATCGATTTCGTTGTCGATTATGCGCTCGATCCATCGGCCGACAAGTCATTCTGCGACAAGAAGAGCCTGGAAGATTACGGCCTGATGCCGTCACAAAAAGGGAAAGTGACGCCGGAGGAGCTCGAAGCGATCGCAGCCTATATGTACGATCACTACGATCCAGAAAAATTCATGAAATTGATGCAGGAACAGGCCCGGCTCGCCGCCCTTCCCCCTTACAAACGGGTGATGGAGCAGAAAAACTGCCTGAGTTGCCACAGCATCGACAAAGAGAAACTCGCCCCCTCTTTCAAACACATTGCCGAACGGTACGGCAGCGACCGAAGCGGCGAAATCATGGAGAGTATCAAAAACGGCAGCCGGGGCAAATGGAAAAACTTCAAGCTCTCGATGCCGCCTTTCAAAGATTTGGGTGATGAAGAGATCAAAGCCGTCACCGAATGGATCTTGACACTGGGAGAAAAAGAATGA